The Microbacterium natoriense genomic interval TCGCCAGCGACACCTGACGCTTCTCGCCAGCCACGCTGCCGTCGTAGGTGGTGGTCTGCCAGTCGAAGTCGATGTCGAACTTCTTCTCGACCTGCTGCGTGAACAGGTTGTCCGCGAGCGATCCGTTGTCTCCCTGAGGCCCGAAGGCGACGAGCTTGCCGTTGTCGTCGTCGCTGGGCGAGGTGCAGGCGGAAAGCGCGAGTGCCGTCGTCGCGACTGCTGTCGCTGCCGCGACGACGCGGATGATGCTGTGTTTCATAGCCGGTGACTCCTTTGGCCGGTTCATTCTGGTGGGTGTCGGGTGTGAACGGGGGGGGATCAGCCCTTTACGGCGCCGATCATGATCCCCTTGGTGAAGTACTTCGCGACGAACGGGTAGGCGATCAGCATCGGCACGGTCGCGATCACGACCGTCGAGAACTTGAGCAGATCCGCGAGTTCGCGGCGACGGAGCTGCTCGGCGACGTCGCCGCCGCCGCCGACGTCGTTCAGGACGAGCAGCCCGCGCAGCACGAGCTGAAGCGGCTGAAGGTCGGCGCTGCGGAGATAGAGCAGAGCGTCGAAATAGGAGTTCCACTGCATGATCGCGTACATCAGCGCGATCACCGCGAGCAACGGCTTGGCGAGCGGCAGCACGACCGTCCACAGGATCCGCAGCTCGCTGGCGCCGTCGAGCTGCGCCGCCTCGTACACCTCGTCGGGTATCGAACTGCGGAAGAAGACGATCGCGATGATGACCTGCCAGACGCCGATCGCGTTCGGCAGCAGCATCGACCATCGCGTATCCAGCAGGCCGAGCGACTGCACCACGAGGTACATCGGGATCACGCCGCCGCTGAACAGCATCGTGAACACGACGCCTGCGGTGACCGCCTTGCGCCCGAAGAGGTTGTTGCGTGACAGCGGATAGGCGATCGCCACGGTGCCGAGCACGCTGATCAGGGTGCCGACGACCGTGTAGAAGATGGAGTTCGCGAAGCCCGTGATGATCGCGGGGTTGCTGAGAGCTTCTGTGTACCCGCGGAACGTGAAGTCCACGGGCCAGAACAGCACTCGCCCCGAGGAGACCGCCTGCGGGCTGGAGAAGGAGCTGGCCAGGATGTTGAGCAGCGGCAGCAGCACCACGAGCAGGAACACCGTGAGCAGGAGGTAGGCCGCGGCGATGAACACCCGATCGGTCCTGGTCTCCTTGACCTTCACGCCGCGCGCGGGCCCCCCGCGTCGGCGTCCGCCCCTCCCCGCTTCGGGAACGACGATCTCCTCTGTGAGGAGGGTTTCATTGCGGAGAACAGTCACCACAGCCCGCTTCCTGTCACTCGCTTGGACACGCCGTTGACGACGAGCAGCAGCACGAGGCTGATCAGCGCGTTGAAGAGGCCGATCGTGGCCCCCAGACTGAAGTTCGCGTTCAGGATGCCGGTCTTGTAGACGTATGTGGGGATGATCTCGGAGGTGGAGAGGTTGAGCGCGTTCTGCAGCAGGAACGCCTTCTCGAATCCGATCGCCATGATGTTGCCGACGCCCAGGATCAGGATGATGGTCGCCGTGGGCAGGAGCGCCGGCACGTCGACGTTCCAGATCTTCTGCAACCGTGTGGCGCCGTCGATCTTGGCGGCCTCGTAGAGCGACACGTCCACCGAGGCGAGGGCTGCGAGGTAGATGACCGCGGAATAGCCCGTTGTGGTCCAGATGTCCGTCGCGACGTAGATGTGGCGGAAGAAGTCGGCATCCGCCAGAAGGTCGACCTGACCGGCGCCGAAGAAGCTGAGCGTGCGCCCGAGTAGGCCGACACGCGGTGACAGCAGGAGGATCGTCATGGAGACGACCACGACGGTCGAGATGAAGTACGGGGCGTATGTGACGAGCTGCACTGTCCGCTTGAAGAATCGCAGCCGCACCTCGTTGAGCGCGAGGGCCAGGATGATCGGGAGCGGGAAGCTCGCGATCAGCGTGTAGCCCGCGAGGACGACGGTGTTGCCGACGAGACGCGGGAAGACCGGGTTGCGGAAGAGCGCCGCGAAGTTGTCGAGGCCGACCCAGGGGCTGCCCCACACTCCGTCGATCGGGTTGTAGTTCTTGAAGGCGATGATCGCGTTGGCCATCGGAACGTAGCGGAACACGATGAACCAGATCACCGGCAGGAGCAGCAGCAGATAGAGCTGCCAATAGCGACGCAGGCTGCGACGGAACCGCGACCGTGCGGTGACGATGCGCGGACTCGTCGTCGGAGCCTCGTGTGTGGATGTGCGCTCAGCAGTGAGCTTCATGGTCGCCCTCCGGGCAGAGTTACTTTACGCCGTAATATAATCATGCCGAGCGCAAAATGCAAACACTTCCGCGAAGTCGGTCCCGCCGTCGGGGCTCTTCCGATGAGCGGGTGGCGGGGACTTCGGCTTCTCACTCGGCACCGCCCCGGGCAGTCCCGCCCGGACGCGACGGCTGCGGGTTGCACCCTTCTCGCAAACATGATTTATTGACGTTGTCAAGTAATACCGGAAGGCCTGCATCCATGAACACCAGTGCCGACAATGTCGTCGCGCTCCGCGCGGACGGTGTCGCCTTCATCCTCGAGCTCGCTCAACCTCTCCCCCGGGTCCTGCACTGGGGCGCCGATCTCGGCGAGCCGGTCGGCGAACTCACCAGCGCACTCGCCCTCACCGCCGTTCCCGCGCTGCTGAACAATTCGCCCGACTCGCCACGAGACTTCTCGGTATTGCCGACGGAGTTCGAGGGCTGGTCGGGGATACCTGCGATATCGGGCAACGCGCAGGGGCGGGCGACCACGCCACGTCCTCGCCTCACCGGCCACAGCGTCGACACGTCCACCACAGGGCACGGAGGCTCGATCACGCTCGAGTTCGCCGATGAGATCACCGGCATCCGCACCGAGGTCCGCTACCGGCTCGACCGCTTCGGGGTGCTCTCCGTCGACCTCTCCCTCGTGAGGGATGCAGGACTCAGCCCGCTCAGCGGCGCGATCCCGTACACGCTCGATGGCCTCATCGCGCTCCTGCCCGTTCCCGACCGCGCCACCGAGATCCTCGACTTCACGGGCAAGTGGTGTCGCGAGAGATCGCCGCAGCGTTCGCCCTTGGGGTTCGGCACACACCTGCGGACCGCGCATCGCGGCAAGCCCGGACATGACTCCCCTTTCCTCCTCGCCTGCGGCACGGCGGGCTTCGGCTTCGGCCACGGCGAACTGTGGGCGGTGCATCTCGCCTGGAGCGGAGATCAGCGGTACCTGGCCGAGCGCCTGCCCGAGGGCGCGGGCGCGCTCTCGGCCGCGCTCGGCGCCGGAGAGGCCCTGCACTCCGGCGAGATCATCCTGGACGACGGGGAACGATACGACGCGCCGACCGCCCTCTTCGTGTGGTCGAACCGCGGACTGGATGCCGTCACCGATCGCCTCCACCGCCGCCTGCGAGCACGACCGTCGCACCCGCGCTCCCCGCGCCCGCTCGTCCTCAACACCTGGGAGGCGGTGTACTTCGACCACGACCTCGATCGACTCACCGCGCTGATCGAGCGCGCGGCATCCGTCGGAGTCGAGCGGATCGTCCTCGACGACGGCTGGTTCCGGGGGCGGCGCCAGGCGGATGCCGGACTCGGCGACTGGTTCGTCGATGAGGATGTCTGGCCGGAGGGACTCGCTCCTCTCGTGGAGGTCGTGCGCGCGCACGGGATGCAGTTCGGGCTCTGGTTCGAGCCCGAGATGATCAATCTCGACTCCGACCTGGCGCGGGAGCACCCCGACTGGGTTCTCGGTCCGAGGCAGGGTCTGGGGCCGGCGTCCCGCTCGCAGCACGTCCTCGACATCGCGAACCCGGAGGCGTACGAGTACCTGCTCGAACGCATCGACCACCTCGTGCGACTGCACGAAATCGACTACCTCAAGTGGGATCACAACCGCGATCTGCTCGAGGCCGTGAGCCGGGGCCGTGACGGCGACCGGCCGAGCGTGCACCGGCAGACTCTCGCGCTGTATCGGCTGCTCGACGAACTCAGACGACGTCATCCGCACCTAGAGATCGAGACCTGCTCCGGCGGCGGCGGCCGCATCGACCTCGGGATCCTCGATCGGACCGACCGGGTCTGGGCCTCCGATTGCAACGATCCGGTCGAGCGGGCGCAGATCGAACGGTGGACGCGCACGATCGTGCCGCCGGAGTTGATCGGATCGCACCTGGGCGCCGATCGATCGCACACGACGGCCCGGAGAACCGATCTGTCCTTCCGGCTGGGCATCGCGCTCACTGCGCACGCGGGCATCGAGCAGGACCTCACGGCCGTGGATGACGAGCAGCTGGCGCTCATCGCCCACTGGAGCGCCATGTACCGCGAGTTCCGCGCCCTGCTGCACAGCGGCAGGATCGTCAACGCCGACCTGGCCGACGACGCGACGGCGCTGTCCGGCATCGTCTCGGAGGACGGCGGCGAAGCGCTCTTCACCTGGGCACGCTTCGTCACCTCCACACCAGGGCAGTCGGGCAGGATCCGCCTCCCCGGCCTCGACCGCGAACGCGATTATCTGGTGTCCGTCCGCGAAGACCTCGGGGCGGCGAGCCGCCACCA includes:
- a CDS encoding ABC transporter permease, whose product is MKLTAERTSTHEAPTTSPRIVTARSRFRRSLRRYWQLYLLLLLPVIWFIVFRYVPMANAIIAFKNYNPIDGVWGSPWVGLDNFAALFRNPVFPRLVGNTVVLAGYTLIASFPLPIILALALNEVRLRFFKRTVQLVTYAPYFISTVVVVSMTILLLSPRVGLLGRTLSFFGAGQVDLLADADFFRHIYVATDIWTTTGYSAVIYLAALASVDVSLYEAAKIDGATRLQKIWNVDVPALLPTATIILILGVGNIMAIGFEKAFLLQNALNLSTSEIIPTYVYKTGILNANFSLGATIGLFNALISLVLLLVVNGVSKRVTGSGLW
- a CDS encoding alpha-galactosidase — encoded protein: MNTSADNVVALRADGVAFILELAQPLPRVLHWGADLGEPVGELTSALALTAVPALLNNSPDSPRDFSVLPTEFEGWSGIPAISGNAQGRATTPRPRLTGHSVDTSTTGHGGSITLEFADEITGIRTEVRYRLDRFGVLSVDLSLVRDAGLSPLSGAIPYTLDGLIALLPVPDRATEILDFTGKWCRERSPQRSPLGFGTHLRTAHRGKPGHDSPFLLACGTAGFGFGHGELWAVHLAWSGDQRYLAERLPEGAGALSAALGAGEALHSGEIILDDGERYDAPTALFVWSNRGLDAVTDRLHRRLRARPSHPRSPRPLVLNTWEAVYFDHDLDRLTALIERAASVGVERIVLDDGWFRGRRQADAGLGDWFVDEDVWPEGLAPLVEVVRAHGMQFGLWFEPEMINLDSDLAREHPDWVLGPRQGLGPASRSQHVLDIANPEAYEYLLERIDHLVRLHEIDYLKWDHNRDLLEAVSRGRDGDRPSVHRQTLALYRLLDELRRRHPHLEIETCSGGGGRIDLGILDRTDRVWASDCNDPVERAQIERWTRTIVPPELIGSHLGADRSHTTARRTDLSFRLGIALTAHAGIEQDLTAVDDEQLALIAHWSAMYREFRALLHSGRIVNADLADDATALSGIVSEDGGEALFTWARFVTSTPGQSGRIRLPGLDRERDYLVSVREDLGAASRHQGDDPAWVALAAESSVRMPGTLLADAGIPLPTLNPQQAMLIHVRASA
- a CDS encoding carbohydrate ABC transporter permease, coding for MVTVLRNETLLTEEIVVPEAGRGGRRRGGPARGVKVKETRTDRVFIAAAYLLLTVFLLVVLLPLLNILASSFSSPQAVSSGRVLFWPVDFTFRGYTEALSNPAIITGFANSIFYTVVGTLISVLGTVAIAYPLSRNNLFGRKAVTAGVVFTMLFSGGVIPMYLVVQSLGLLDTRWSMLLPNAIGVWQVIIAIVFFRSSIPDEVYEAAQLDGASELRILWTVVLPLAKPLLAVIALMYAIMQWNSYFDALLYLRSADLQPLQLVLRGLLVLNDVGGGGDVAEQLRRRELADLLKFSTVVIATVPMLIAYPFVAKYFTKGIMIGAVKG